The following are encoded in a window of Amaranthus tricolor cultivar Red isolate AtriRed21 chromosome 2, ASM2621246v1, whole genome shotgun sequence genomic DNA:
- the LOC130804821 gene encoding 1,4-dihydroxy-2-naphthoyl-CoA thioesterase 1-like — protein sequence MDYKTAAQSPSTVAEATTSSASSSSKTEELDYPLHAVGFEIDEVSSTRVTGHLLVTHKSCQPFKVLHGGVSAMIAESLASMGAHLASGLKRVAGIHLSINHLKHVDLGDLVLAQAVPLTIGRTIQVWEVQLWKTNSKPNPNLNPNQKSTTETKSLISVSRVTLLSNLPVPEHAKDADKPIRKYAKL from the exons ATGGACTACAAAACAGCAGCACAATCACCATCAACAGTCGCCGAAGCAACAACATCGTCGGCTTCGTCAAGCTCAAAGACGGAGGAGCTTGATTATCCTCTGCACGCCGTCGGTTTCGAAATCGACGAAGTTTCTTCCACTAGAGTTACCGGCCATCTTCTTGTCACTCACAAATCTTGCCAG CCGTTTAAGGTGTTACACGGGGGAGTGTCGGCGATGATAGCGGAGTCACTAGCGAGCATGGGGGCTCACTTAGCAAGTGGACTGAAGCGGGTGGCCGGAATTCACTTGAGTATCAACCATCTTAAGCACGTTGATTTGGGTGATCTTGTTTTGGCTCAAGCTGTTCCTCTCACTATTGGTCGTACCATTCAG GTGTGGGAAGTTCAATTGTGGAAAACAAATTCCAAACCAAATCCAAACCTAAACCCGAATCAAAAGTCGACGACAGAGACAAAGTCGTTGATATCAGTATCCAGAGTGACTCTGCTATCCAACCTTCCAGTGCCAGAGCATGCAAAGGATGCTGATAAACCTATTCGTAAATATGCCAaattataa
- the LOC130805299 gene encoding signal recognition particle 19 kDa protein, protein MNGELPNVKKWVVLYPVYINSKKTIAEGRRISVNKACENPTCDEIGDCCKFLNLPYHKEMEKAYPRDFMQRGRVRVLLKKEDGSFCNPEVSSRKLLMLRIAEMVPRHVGRTTKKQESGSSSSHAPAKSSKGGRKKK, encoded by the exons ATGAATGGCGAACTTCCCAATGTCAAAAAATGGGTAGTTTTATACCCTGTATACATCAATTCTAAGAAAACGATCGCTGAAGGTCGCCGAATCAGCGTCAACAAAGCTTGCGAAAATCCTACTTGCGATGAGATTGGAGATTGCTGTAAATTCCTCAATCTTCCTTACCATAAAGAG ATGGAAAAGGCTTATCCAAGAGACTTCATGCAAAGAGGGAGAGTAAGAGTATTGCTTAAAAAAGAAGATGGAAGCTTTTGTAATCCTGAGGTTTCTTCCA GAAAGCTCTTGATGTTGCGGATTGCAGAAATGGTACCCCGGCATGTTGGAAGGACTACAAAGAAACAGGAATCAGGCTCCAGCTCCAGTCATGCACCTGCTAAATCTAGCAAGGGaggaagaaagaaaaaataa